TGCCAAAGGTCAGAGCTAACATTCTGCAATAAACCCTATTATCTTTTTCATTGATACCTGATGCGTGAGTAGATAATTCTGATGTAAATCTTGCCGAGTACCACGGTTGCTTAATTATGTTTTGCAAATGAGATCACAGCCTCACTAATGGTTTCTACATTGAGTTTGACGTTGACCGAGTAACTTGAAAATCCACACAACAGTCTGGTTCCTTTTGAGGGTCGATTGCTTTGTTCAAGGCTTCTTAAGCCATTTGTTAAACTTGTGCTTATATATACACGCAtgcactcacccctatgaacgcacacatgcACACCCTACCTCTGTGAGCACATTCTAGAGACTAAGCCGACATATCATCTTGAGACATACGAAGTCTCCataggcgcctcgtcgtcgagGGGTACGTCTCCTCCCATTGAAAGCGCATAGCGAAATACTGAAATAAATACAGAAATAATGCGAGCATTAGGACTTAAACCCTGGTGGACTGGGGATACCactgtccctctaaccatccaaccacatgttagTTCGTGTATGCGGTGGAAGGTTGTTTATAGTTGGCTCATGTGCCGTCCCAAGCGAACGTCTTTTTTATTTGATGTCACAGTAGACCCCCACTTTAAGATTTTTACTCGCATCCAATGGTGGCTGGGGCGTTCGCTGGGAACATTAAAAAAAACTGGCGCTCCCTAGATAACATTTTCGTTAAATAAAGCATTTAGCCCGTGAGAAAGACGAAGCTACTACTAGTATCTtcagagcatctccaacagccgcccaACACGCGGCGCGCTAAAAACCAGTTTGCAACGCACCCATCGTCTGGTTTGGCGCGACGGGCAGCGCTGGCTCCAGCAGCGGCAGTAAAATACAGCCCGCACGCGTAGCTCCAGCAAGCGCGCTAAAATGCAGCGCGCGTGCTCTCGCACAAACACTACGGTGCATAGATTAAACCATACATAGTTCATCATAGCATAGATAAAAAACGATATAAAGATATTTTACATAGTtcatagcatagatagataaacaGAACTACGGTGCAACTACATAAAATTAAACTATGGTGCAACTAGAACTACTCCgagtcatcctcatcatcacCCTCGGTGGTGTTGTCCGAGGTAGAGATCCATATGTCGTCCCAATGTTCATCGTCTGACGTGAAGATCGACTTCCCACCTGTTTCAATGATATCGCACTGCGATATGCCTAGTGCCTTCCGCCGACGCCCGTCCGCCCGCTCCGCGTGGCGCCTTGCCGTCCTCTCCGCCCAGAAGGCGCGCTCGTTGGCAACGTCCTCCGGGTGGCGCCGGCGCCATTCCGCCATGGCTCGCTCGTCCTGCTCGGTGATGAGGAGGCGACGCTGCTGCCGACGGTGCTCGGCACGATCCAGGTCCGTGATaagacgaggaggaggggcgATGGCCTGTGCCTGCTCGCGCGTGTAGATGTCGTGGAAGTTCATCTGCGACGGAGGCCTCTctaggcgccacgccgccgcgtcgtacgcgcgggcggcctcgtgcGCTGTCTCAAACGTGCCGAGGCCGAGCCGGACGTCACCGGACCGGATCTCGGCGTAGTACGCGCCGGAGGGGCGCTTGCGGACGCCGCGGTAGCCCGAAGTTCCTCGGCGGcacggcggcatggtggcgcggtggtggtGGGGCGCTGAAGCGGCGAGGAAACGGCGAGAAAGCAGTGGAAGCGGCGAGGAGGCGAGGGAAATGCGCGCGTGGCCGTGTGGAGGAACGCGTGGCGAGCGCCGCAATTTAtaggcgcgccgcaagcgctgcGCCAAATCTACCGTGCGACCGGCAGCTTTCTCCCGCGCGCATGCAAACGTTTACCCCGCGCGCTTGTTTCCCGCCGCCGCTGGAGCGCGCGAAAACTTTCCGCCCGCGCTAAATAGGCTTTTTACCCCGTGCGCGCGTGTTTtggcgcggctgttggagatgctctcatCTATAtctctatacctactaataaaagaaataggTATTCTTAGTCCTTCATGCTATTTTATATAAAACCCCCTGATTTTTTTGACATTAAACCCGCAGTAGATATCAAATCAAATGTTTTCTAAAATACTCATATCTTCTAAATCGTAACTTCaaatttaacatgttatatatgaattttgattagaaaaatatgtagaattTGAATATGATATTATTTTACATGTTAAAATTAAAAAAATACTATTTAGGGTGCAATCTTAATCAATAATGCATTATCCGTCTGTTTTTTACGTTTTCCTTTACCGGCCCGTAACAATACCTCATTTCACACATGATATGAATAAATGCATGATCACTTGCCCGTTTCTTTGTATGAATTAAACCTATATGCAAGCCGTCTTGAAATAGAATACTTGTGGAATCTTGAACTGTGTTTTTGAAAGCTAAGACCATCTTTGTCTGGGCCGTAGCTACAAATTCTCATATTATAGACCATTTTTTGTAAATTAAGAGCATGTGATATTTTTTCTCCCCTTGTAACGCACGGACCTTTTTGCTAGTCAAAATTAAACAACCTCAACTACACACAACCGAAGATCTACCATGTTAAAATAGGTCTAGCGTGTCATGTACACATATCCTGTACGTATGAtgattgttatatatatatagaaaGACGTGAAGAGGCTTTGCCCCACgaaaaaccctaaaccctattttctaacttggtatcagagcctaccctagccgccgccgcctcttctcccgccgccgccgccgccacagtTTCCTCGCGGCCGCCGCAATGTCCACCGCGCCGGCACCCACGATGACCCCCTCCTTTGCGCTCATGCTCACCACCCCCTCCGCGCTCGTTCCGATCACCCCCGTCATCGCCCCACCCGCCGTGACGGCTCCCACCCCCGTCCTTCCGCCCATCGCAGTCTCGCTTGACCGCAGCAACTTCATGCTCTGGAGGGCTCTTGCCCACCCCAACTTCGCCGGAGTTCGCCTCCACGGCTTCCTCGACGGCTCGGCCACCGCGCCGGTGCCGACCGTGACGACAGGCACCGGCGAGGCCGCCCGCACCGTATCCAACGCTTACTACGAGCAATGATGGACGCTGGATCAGAAGGTTCTCGGGCATCTCCTCGGTTCGATGAGCGTGGAGATCTCCGCGTAGCTCATTGGCTGCAGGTCGGTCGCCGCCGCCTGGGCGGCCCTGCACACCATGTTCGCCGCCGAGAACAGCGCCGGCGTGCGCAACCTCCGGCGCCAGATTCAGGCGCTGCGCAAGGGAGATCGTCCCGCCGGCGAGTATATGCAGAAGGTCAAGGCCCTCGCTGACTCGATGGCCGCCACCGGCTCTCCTCTTCGCGATGATGAGATCATCGACTACATGCTGACCGGGCTCAGCTCGACGTTCAACCCCATCGCCGCCTCCATGAACTTCGCGGGCGTGCCAATCACGTTCCCCGCGTTCTACTCCAGCGTTCTCCACTACGAGGCCCTTCAGCAGCAGGAGTCCAAGCACGAGGATTGGCAGTCCTCCGCCAACGCCGCGTCTCGGCCGGTCTACAACAACACTTCCGGCCGAGCCTCCGATTCTGGCCGCCCGAGTGGCGGCCGCCCCTCCGCCGGTTCCCTCCCGCCCAGCTCGGGCGGCTATGGCAACAGCCAGGGCAACCCCTCTAGTCGTAACAACAACAACGGCGGCAATAGCCgcaatggaggaggaaacggaggTGGCAACGGGGGTGGTCGCAACCGCCGCTGGCGTCCCCGTGCCAGATATGCAAGAATTGGGGTAATGAGGCCGGCGACTGTCGCAGCCGCTATGATCATGACCACCGCGCCGCCAACTCCGCGTCCACATCCTCCTCCCATGAGCCGCCGCACTGGATTCTGGACACCGGTGCGACGGACCACCTGAAGAATGATCTTGATCGTCTGCACTTCCACGAGCGCTACAGCGGGAAGGATCAAGTGCAAGTGGCAAACGGTGCATGTTTGTCTATTTCGCATATTGGTCATTCCACTATACCCGGTTCATCCCTTCGTTTACGCAATATTCTTCGTCTACCACACATTCATCAACATCTTCTCTCCGTTTATCGTCTCGTCCTTGATAATGATGTTTTTGTGGAATTTCACCATTTCTTTTTCCTTGTCAAGGACACGGCCACAAAGAAAATCCTTCTTCACGGTAGATGTCATGGTGGACTCTACCCCATCCCGTTCGGTCGCGCGTCGTCATCCTCCACCCGCCAAGCGTCCCTCAGCGTCAAGACCACCCCGTCCCAGTGGCACCAGCGTCTCGGTCATCCCTCGAATAATATTGTTCACAACATTGCTAGGAATAATGATTTAGTGTGTTCTTCTGAACGTCAGACTTCCGTGTGTGATGCTTGTCAGCGTGCTAAAAATCGACAATTGCCTTATCATTTATCACATCACGTTTCCACTATGCCTCTTGAGTTAATTCATTCTGATGTTTGGGGGCCAGCTATTGCTTCTTCCGGAGGTTATAAATATTATGTGAGCTTTGTTGACGATTACTCTCGCTTCTCTTGGATTTATCTCCTTAAGCATAAGTCTGACGTTGAGCAAGTATTCTATGCCTTTCAGGCTCATGTTGAGCGTCTTCTCCACACTAAAATCATAGCTGTTCAGTCCGACTGGGGTGGTGAGTATCACCGGTTGCATCGTTATTTCCAACGCACTGGCATCTCTCATCGTGTGTCTTGCCCGCACACGTCTCAGCAGAACGGCATTGCTGAACGCAAACACCGTCATCTTGTTGAAACAGGCCTTGCTTTGCTGGCTCATTCTTCTCTCCCATTGCATTTTTGGGATGAGGCATTCCTTACGGCATGCTATCTCATTAATCGCATGCCTACACCTGTTCTTCAACAAGATACACGCATATATCGTCTCCTTAAGGTGCACCCCGATTATAAGTTTCTTCGCACTTTTGGGTGCGCCTGCTGGCCTAGTTTGCGCAAATATAATGCACACAAACTTGCTTTCCGATCCACCATGCGTGTTTTCTTGGGCTATAGTCCCATGCATAAGGGATACAAGTGTCTTGATCGTTCCACGGGACGTATCTACATCTCCCATGATGTTGTTTTCGACGAGTCTGTTTTTCCCTATGCCACTCCTGGGGTCACTGTCGATGTCTCTTCTTTGGCTGATGTTCTCTCTTTTCCTCCCACTGAACCGGCTACGGGTGACCATATGCGCAAATACGACTTGTCCTATTTGTCTACTGACATGCCTGTCCCAGGCCCTGTTGCTTCCGTGCAGGATTCTTCGGCATCGCCCTCTCCGGCGCTCAACGTGCATGGCGCATGCACGCCCTCTGCCCGCCGCCCCCACGTGGCCGTCGCGCAGCCCTCCTTGGCGATCGATGTGCATGGGACATGCACGTCTCCCCGCTCGGCTCCCGCGTCGCCCGGCTCGGTCGTCGCCTCGCCCGGCCTGGCTGGTCCATCGGCTACCGCCTCGCCCGGCTCGACCGGCCCGTCCACGGACCCGGCCGCTTCGCCCGGCCCCTCTGCGGCCTCCTTGCCGCGCGGTGACGCGGTG
The sequence above is a segment of the Aegilops tauschii subsp. strangulata cultivar AL8/78 chromosome 6, Aet v6.0, whole genome shotgun sequence genome. Coding sequences within it:
- the LOC109758624 gene encoding uncharacterized protein, which codes for MPPCRRGTSGYRGVRKRPSGAYYAEIRSGDVRLGLGTFETAHEAARAYDAAAWRLERPPSQMNFHDIYTREQAQAIAPPPRLITDLDRAEHRRQQRRLLITEQDERAMAEWRRRHPEDVANERAFWAERTARRHAERADGRRRKALGISQCDIIETGGKSIFTSDDEHWDDIWISTSDNTTEGDDEDDSE